CGCGCATAGCCTTCAAATGTGATCCCTTTCGGTAACAGCCACATCTCTCCAGAATTCACATATGCAGGATCACTGATCGATGCACTAACGATATAAATCAAGGGATAAGAAATGACGATGATTAAACACCAAACGAAAAGCTTATTACAAATGTCAAAGGCCCTGTCTCGACTGGTCTGCTTCATCCCCATATTGGATACTCCTTTTACCATAAGCTTGTACCCGTCCTTCTTGCCAATCGATTAAAGAAGATTAAAATCATAAAATTAATGACTGAGTTAAAGAGACCAACGGCTGTTGAATAACTATACTGACCATGAAGCAAACCTGATTCATAGACATACGTCTGAATCACTTGAGACGATTCCAGATTAAGAGGGTTTTGTAGCAGCAAAATCTTTTCGAATCCAATCGACATCATATTTCCCATATTTAATATGAGGAGAATAATAATCGTCGGCATAATGCTTGGCAAATTGATATGCCAAATTCGTTGCAACCTTGTCGCACCATCCATTGTTGCCGCCTCATGAAGCTGTGGATCGACACCAGCCAACGCCGCCAAATAAATGATGGCGCCCCAACCTAAATTTTGCCACTCATTAGACCAGACGAAAATTGACTTGAACCACGCTGGCGCAGTCATAAACGACATTGGCTCCATACCGAGAACTTGCATGACATTGTTGACAATACCCGTTGCTGGATCTAAGAAGGCGATAATCATTCCAGCAAAAACGACGACCGAAATAAAATGTGGAGCATACGTAATCGTTTGCGCCGCCTTTTTAAATGACCCGTCTCTTAATTCATTTAATGCCAAAGCAACGATGATTGAAATCGGAAAAAGCGCCAAACCATATAAGTTGATTCCTAATGTATTGATCATTAAATCCCAAAAGTAGTATGACGAAAAAAACCTGCTAAAATGATCGAACCCAATCCAGTCACTACCAAAAATGCCATCGATCGCACGGAAATTTTTAAATGCGATCTGTAAGCCATACATCGGATAATATTTAAAAATGAAAAAGTATAGTAACCCCGGAGCCAACAATACGTATAGCTGCCAGTTTAATTTCACTTTCCGCCAGTATGGCCTTCGTTTTTTGGGGGTTTTCTGTACAGAATATTCCACCATCGTCTTCGCTTCTCTCCCTCCCTCGAGACCTTTTCAAACTATGACGACTTTTTTCTATATACTTTCTCCGCGCAACGATGGTTGCGAATAAGCGGATATTGACTGACACAGGATAACTGCATTAAATGCGGCCTACTGTTTCGCTGCGGGTGAAGCTCATGTAAGATAAGCAAATTTCAGATTTTACTCACTCATATATGATATCGCTTTCATAAGAAGCATCGTTGTAACACGGGCTCATCATCTCAGCTCACCGCTTACGATCAGAAGTATTGTTAAAACTCATGCCCAGGAATAAATCCGCTTTTTCGAACATTTCCACCTGCAGGATACTTTAATGTCTGGGCATATGTAACACGTCCGACACATCCTCTCACTGTCCCTAATGCTTTATAATAATCAAAGTATCGGAACGATGACGAATTCATAATAAACCAGTAATTTGCTAGCGCCTCTAGGTATGTTTCAAATTCATCTGATACATCTACATAAATATCCGGATCGTAGTCCTCCATATCCTCCCAATTTTCACTATGATAAAACGGATAATAATGAGGCGCCAAACCGTCCAAATCAAATCCCGGCAAACCAGCTTTCAATTGGGCTGCCTCTACAATTCTTTGACATAACACATGATCGGGATGGATACTGTTGACCCAATGCGTTACGACAACCGTCGGTCTAAGCTTGCGCATTAAGGTCGCAACATGCGTAACGATGTCATCGTTAAACGCTAGTTCAGCATCTTTATAATCTAGCGTGATACTACTGCCACCTAAGATGTGTGCGACTTTTTCCGCCTCCTCAATCTTCTGTCTTCGGTAATCCTCAACGGTGACATGCTGAGGGTTTCCCTTCTCTCCAGCTGTTAAATGAAGAAACGTAACATCCCAGCCAGCTCGCGCGTATTTATGCGCGATGGCACCTGCCTGAATTTCTACGTCACCACAATGAGCACCAACAGCTACAAAATGCTTTCTCTGTCCCATATCCTCATCCTCACTTTCTTATAATTCTGTATTTTTAGAACAATAATCATCTAACAAAGCTCAACTTCATCACGTTTTACTATACCATGAAATCTCTTAATTCAACATATAAATTTATATTATTTTAAACTTTTTTGTAATTTTATTTCACCGAAACTCCTACTTCAATCTCCGTACTACGCAATAACCTATATATCCTCGGCCTTTTTTACTGCTTAAATAAACCAGTATGATATACTTACAAACAACGAAAAGGTCATAGATTGGAGGTAAACACAAATCATGAGTGTAAATAAGATTTCTTTAATGGACGCTTATATGATTGAAAGTTTACGAAGAAAAGAAATTACTGACGACGAAATTATCGAAAAAGCGACGGCGGGTGATGTATCGTCTTGGGAAGTATTACAGCCTCATTATGATTTTACTGAGCTGTCTAAACTTGCGAAGCAGAACAAAGACGCTTTTCATTCGATCATTCAAGACGGTTACCAAATCAAATTCGTCACCATTTACGGAATCCAAAGCTTATTAAAAATGAAATTTAACATCTTGAAGGATGATTACGTCACCGTGGAGAATGGCATTACGCAGTTAAAAGTCACTGAAGATCAATACTTAGTGCTTAAACAAATGCTTTCCACGAACTGGACGATGACCGAAACGTCTAGCGATGGTCCAAACAAAGTCATCAGTATCCTCATGTAACAATCTTTTTTTGTGATCTCTTTCCTTACCCAACATCGATGTTTCACTTTGCAATACGTTGATGAGTTTGACTTAAAGAGTTTGTTTATCTTAGTATTCACTTTTCAATAGTTACGTAGGATACGAATATTGGCACTTGGTAGCTTAGAGTAGCGTATTCATAACGACACACTCTTATCGTAGAACGTAATATCTCTAAATTAAGAACACAGACCCAGAAAAACAAAATGTTTTTCCTGTCTGTGTTTTTGTCTGTTTTTTTACGATTGTACGGTCAGTCATTCTTCTCTAAAGCTTTGCCAATATTCATGACATGACTAAAACCAAATGCTAGACTATCAAATATACCGATAGATGAGTAGTCCTGTTCAATACAATAATACTCAACACCATGGTTTTCTCCCCAATGAATGATCGCTTCCATATCAATTTCACCGGCTCCGACCTCTGTTAGATTATTCTTGATATCCGTTGGCTCATAGCCGCTCTTAAAATCTTTTAAATGTACAACAGGGGCTCTTCCGCTATATTTCTTAATGCTTTCTACAGGATTTTCGCCGGCGACAGCCATCCAATATGTATCTGGCTCAGCGTAAATACAAACGCCGTGAACAGGGTCAGTCATGAAATCCAAGATTTTTCTACCATCGACTATGTTATTGTAATCGTATTCAGGATTGTGCAATCCGATCCTAAACCCTAAAGCGCTTAAGTTTTTTGCTGCCTGAACTAGCGCTGTTTTTGTCTCACGGTAACCGTCTTCATATTGTTTTTCGTCATTAATGTATTTATCGTAGACTGTTTTACACCCAAAGATATAGGCTTCTTCAATAATGCCGTCCAAATCATATAGAAATCGATCATGGTCAATGTGCATGCCTGCAATGTTAAATTCATACTTTCTTATCAATTCCGCAACATCGTGAGGGTCATTCCCACGCATGCCATCGAGTTGTACCGCCTCAAACCCGATCTCTTTTAAAGTCTTTAAAGTCCCCTCACAGTCTTTTTCAAATTCATCTCTGACCGAATACAATTGAGCAGCAATTTTACTTTTAAAATGTGACATCACTTTATCACCTCAATTCCTTACTTTGCAGATTGAGCCAATTCATTTCTTCTGTCGTCAGTTGAATAGTTGCACTAGCAATTGAAGAAGTTAATTCTTCTTGGTTCTCACTGCCGATAATGGCTGCTGTTGGAAAAGACTGGTTTAATACATACGCTAAAGAAATTTGAATTGGACTGACACCCTTCTCATGTGCCAAAGCGATCACTCTTTCATACCTCTGCCAGTTATCTTTAGAATAATACACATCAACCATTTCCTGATTGTCTTTAATTTCAGGAGAAAATCTTCCAGAGAAAAACCCTCCTGCCTGTGAAGACCACGACAATAGTGGTTTTTGTGTCACTTCATGCCAGCTAAGCATGTCTTCATTTGCAAACACACAGTTTTCCCACCGTGGCTTTATCGGTTTAGCTAAACTTAAATTCGGACTCGTAAAGCTAATTCTAGTTAATCCATGATCCTTCGCATATTGATCAGCTTCGATCACTCTTCGCAATTCCCAATTTGATAAGCCGATCGCCCGTATTCTTCCCGCTTCAACATGTTTATGTAATGCCTCCATAATTGGCGCGACCGGCTCTGTAGGATCATCGCGATGAAGCGCATAGAGGTCTACATAATCGGTTTTTAAATATGCTAAACTCGTCATCAAATCTTCTTCAATGGCCTTAGCGTTAACCCTTGGTTTAGAATGATCATCTCTTACTGGATGACAACCTTTAGTTAAAACGATCACTTTGTCTCTTATATCTCGTTTTTCCATCCAGTGTCCAAGGGCTTTTTCACTAAAACGGTAATGTCTCGCTGTATCAAAAACATTTCCACCTAAAGCGATGTACTTGTCCAGCACTTCTTCAGCAAAATCCATACGATCCAAGCGTAAAAAATCGCCTGAGCCCATAACGATATTGGATATTTCAATATCAATTGAATGTTTATCCTTCATCCCTTTTATCTTAAGTTTTTTCATCGTAGTCTAAGCCCCTCTCTTTAAATGAACTTTTTGATATCATTCCTCAGTTTTCCTACACGGTCTCCCTTTACATTTAAAAATCCAAATCAAGTTTCGCGTATTGATCATCATCTTGCTGCTGATTTTGCTGTTCAAGAATACTTTTTTCATACATTCTAAAAAATGGATAGTACATCGCTATCGCAAGAATAAAAACGACGACTAGTAAAATTAGCGCTCGCCAGTCCATCGTTGATACATATTGTGCGACAGGCAGTGGCGCATCCGCCATATGAACAACAGGAACATTCACAAATCCCCATTTAAAGACATACCACTGAAACGTCGCTAATAATGGTGTGCCTATGACAAAGGGTACGAAAAAATAAATATTAAAACAGATCGGCATGCCATATAAAATAGGCTCTGAGATATTAAAAACGCTTGGAATCAAGGCGGTCTTTCCAATATTACGCAGCCGCTTGACTCTACTCAATAACGCTAGGATGACCAACGCCCCAACCAGCCCTGAGCCAGATAGACTAGCAAAATAATCCCAAAAATTTGGCGTAAATATGTATTCTGCCTCCCGTCCATTCATCAGACTCTTTACATTTTCACTTAAATAAAACGTTGCCAATGGGAGTACGAATCCAGCCAATACCGCATAACCATTGATTCCGATATACCAAAGAAGCATTTCTAAAAAAACAATCGTAAACACTATCAATGGTGAATCGAGAAAATGAATGCCCTGTAAGATAAAACTAAAAATAAGGTCTGACACATTTGCTTGATCTGTATGATGAAGTATCCATTCATTCACTAATAATAAAATGAATGAAAGTAACACAACCGGCATGAATAGTTGCAAGGTCTGGATGCTTCCCCCAGGAATATGCTCACATTTTTTTCTCCATTTTTGCCTGTATACTTTTTTGATCAATTCGACAGTGACAAAGGAAGCAATCATTGAGATGAGCAGCCCCTTCGATCCGAACTGATTGACTTCGAACGTAGCCATGTTGCCCCCACCAGTAGCGATCCCTGTTATGACTACAGAACCAAAGATGGAGGGAACGACAGGGGCTTCAATCCGTTTAGCATGTCGATATGAAATCGAAATCGCTGCATAGAATGAAATCATTCCATACGTTAGAAATATTGGCATTTCCAATACATTTTGCAGACGAAGCGAAGTTGGACTTATATACTGCAAAATGATCCAAAGAACTAAAAAGAAAGACCCTGCTAAAAGAAGAAAAGTGAGATCATTTAATCCGTTTTTTAACGAGGACATATATTTCTGATTCTCTATTTTTGCTGCAACAGGAGCTAGCCTGTTATGAACCCGTTGTATTTTGTTCTCAAGGCTAGTATAAAAAGAGTTCATTGCTGTAAACCCTCTTAAGAATTTACTGCGTTCAGTTTCATTAGAATGGCCTGTTTAAGAATCATTCCGCCGTTCACACTCCCATACGCTCTACTGTCAATAATCTCGATTGGTTTTTGATAGACATCCGCAATGCTTTTTAACTCATTAAATCTATGACCAATTTGGGGACCTATAAGAACGACATCAAAGTCCGAGATACATTCTGGTAAATCACCTGCTGGCCTGGCTTCAATCTTTACATCTACACCATTTAGCTTTTCACTCTTATTTGCTGTTTCTTCCATTCTTGAAACCATGATGGCTGTCGAGGAACCTAAATTACACAGTAACAATATATATAGCTTGTCAATGTTCATCACGTGCCCCTCCTCATTTAAATAATTTATACATGTCAATGAGCTCTTTAATGATTGTTGACATTAGAATGGTATTCATCAGCGTATCCTGAGCGTGAATGAGTAAGACAGACAGCTCATTCGCTTCACCATTCGCTTCTTTTACGATTAATTTCGTCTGAATACGATGTGCTTTATTCATAAGCATTTCTGCTTCATGAATACATCGTTCAGCCTCCTCATGATTTCCGCCTTTCATATACTTTAAAGCCTCCACTTGCTTTGAAAAAGCGTCACCAGCGTAGGAAATCATTTCAAACGACACTTGTTCATTGACCATATGTAAACCCCTTTAGCTGTAAACTGAAGAAAAAATACAAGTGTAAATGTCTTCATTTGACTTCAACTGTATGATTTCTTCAACCTTTTCTTGATTTAATGCTAGCTTGGCAATGTTCTCTACCAACCTATGCGTATTCGCACTTTTAAAAGCCAATGTTAAGATTAACTTTATTGGTTCTTCATAGCGATCCTTTAACATGATGCCATTAGGCAGGATCGTGACCCATATCGAATCTTCAATGACCCCGTCCTCGCTACCTGCGTGAGCAATCATTACACCTGGCGCGACAACCATATATGGACCAAACTTTCTTAAATTACTAATGATTTTCTTTTCATAATTTTTAGTGATGAACTGTTGCTTGATTAAAGACGCTGTTCCCTCTTTTATAGCATCTTCCCACCGCTCAATATGTCCAACGATTGAAATATGAGACTCATTAAACTTCACCTCTGGAAGCGATTGTTTTGGCATATTATGATCGTCTCTAGATAATACCGAGATTAACTCAAGCTCCAATTTACTTAAGTTTTTTATGCCAAGCGTATTTTCACGGATGAGCTGCATAATTGGGTTAAACTTTTCCAATGTCCTTTCATGGTTAGTAAACTTTAAGCTCAAATGTTTTTGTAGCGCTTCAATATCCTTTTTCTGTAAATAATTATTGATTCGTAAAATCTTATGCGATCGGATATCAGGTATATCCACTGTCGTCACAATAAAATCATATTCTTTTAGATGACTCGTATTAAATTCTCGCACTGGCAGCGTATGAATTTCTCTTGATTCAAATATTTCTTCTAACTGAGATTTAATCATGATAGATACCGCCAGACCTTCCGCACAGACGACTAATATTTTAGCTTTTTTAGACAGCGCTTCTTCTTTTTTTCTTAATTCAGATGCAAAGTAGATCGCAATGAATGATATCTCTTGATCACTGAGCTTAACTTGTAACAATTTTTCGTGAGCCTTACATGCCGCTTTAACAGATAAAAATAATTCTTTATGCTCGGCGATAAATTCTTTAAAAATTGGATTTGTCAGCTTCACTGACTGTTGTAGCCGCTTGATCATTGATTCAACGTGCGAAGTTAAATGCGTCAAGAATGATATATTTTTTGGAAAATCTATATGAAAAGCCTTACCTACTCGTAATGCCACTTCTCTCACAAACGTTAAAACATTCTGTTTCGTCAACTCGACCGAAACATCAAAAGTACCGAGCAAATTTAACAACAGCACTTCGTTTTCAGAATAATGATCGGCTCTAAAAGAAATAAAACGATTAAAATCCCACGTCTTATTCTCAGAAATGATGTTCTTAATGATTGTCAGCATTAGCACAAAGATATAATCATCTAACAGTCGGCCAAGATGTTTTTCTACCTTTGACATTCAATTAATGATTGTTGCAAGTCATCAATATTGAAAATGTAAAAAAGATCAGCTCTGCTTCCTTTGAAAACACCTTTTCACTATCCATAATAAACGTGTATAACTCACGTATATTAATCAGCTCTAAAAGAACTCTCGTAAATAAATGATATTTGTTTAAGTTTTCTCCAGAAATGATGTAGCCTCTTCTTTTATGATGAATCAATGATAAATCCTCTAAAAATAATACGCCATCTAGATCAACCAAATGACTTAACACTGTTGTGCGAGAAATATTTAACTCAGTCTCAAATTCAGAGACAGGAATAATCTGGTTAGAAATGAGCAATTTTAACAGAATGAAATGATTGATCTCTTTCCGAGAGTACTTGTACTTTGCAGGAGTTGAATATTTTTTAAAGTGTGCCATGCGTTGCTTCACTTGGTTTTTTGCTACAATCATAACGCCTTTTTTTGCTTGCTTTTTAATCGCATGAATACCGGCATGTTGAAAAGCACTTTCAATATTACGAAGATCATAGCGTATTTGTCTCTCTGTAAGATTTAACTGTTGTGACATCACTTTATAATTTACAAACCTGTTTTCCTCAAGTAAATAATCGATTATTTGAAGTTCTCTTTGCTTTAACTTCATGATGCTTCCTCCTAAATAATCATAAGAAGATATGTTACCCCGCACAATCGATCATCTTGTTTCCATATGGCTCATATGTTTTACAGGGCTTCCGGCACCATTTAACACATTTGCAACCATTTTCGCACCAACTCTTTCATGAATATAACAACTGGTGCTTACTGTAAATATAAGCAATGGCGGTAAGAAAAATATGAACAAAGCGAGCATAATATAGCTTATAACAATCAAAAAAGCGCGCGGAAAGTCAATAAATGACAATAATAAGCTTTTTTTCAAAATCAATGTCACTGCTTTATAGTCGAGTTTCGCTTGCAAAACCATAAAATTGCTTATTGTCATCGTACATAACAACAGGAATAGTGTGGACAGGGCGAAGACGAGCACCCCTTGCCATTCAGGTATTGTATTGGCAATTTGTAAATTGACATACCCGATCACATAAATGAGCATTAGCGCGCATTGTGCTACAATTCCTGCGCCAAGGCTTTTTTTAAAATACATAAAATATGTCTCAAACAGATTGCCTGTACTTTCGATTTTTCGTCTAAAATGAAATGTGCCCACCCCTGCCATTAACGATGAACATACTGTCACTACAAGTAACGAAGTTAAAAGAATAAGGAGACTTAAGATAACAATATCAATCATCCTATTTAGCCAGCTGTACAACTTATGAACAGTCACTCCAGTCACTCCTCTTCATTACTCTTTGACGGCACCTTCAGTAATTCCTGACATCATTTGTCTGCTGAAAAAGACAAAAATAAGTAAAATTGGAATTGTCGCCAGCAGTGTTCCAGTGATGACTAGAGGATAATTTGTGAAATACAGCCCTTGTAATTGTGTCAATGCGAGCATTAACGTAAACTTTTCCGGATCATTTAGAATGATTAATGGCCACATGTAATCGTTCCAAGCCCCCATGAATGAGTAAATTGCCAAAAATGCCAGGGCCGGCTTCATAATTGGTAGAGCTATTCTCCAATATGTACCAAAGACCGTCGTACCATCGATTTTCGCCGCCTCTAATAAGCTGTTCGGTATCGCTCCTTCACAATATTGCTTAATCCAAAAGATCCCGAAAGCATTCACCATTCCAGGTATAATGAGTGCCTTGTACGAACCTACCCAGCCAATAGCGTCCATCATTATGTATTGTGGAATAATGTTAAGCTGTCCTGGAATCATCATCGTCGATAAAAGAAAAACAAATAAAAATTGACGACCTTTAAATTTGAGCTTCGCAAATGTATACCCTGCCAATGAATCAAAAAATAAAATGAGTGTCGTTGAAACGACCGCAATAAATAACGTATTTAACGTTGCTTGAAAAAATTGCGTAGAAGTCAGCACCGTCTCAATATTTTTCACCAATTCTTTTCCAAATGTGAGCACAGGGGGGATCGAGTATATATCGCTATTTGTCCGACTCGCCATAACAATCATCCAATAAAATGGAAAGATCGAGAAAAACACGCCTAACCAAAGTGTTCCTTTGATCAATATCGCTGAAAGTCGATTATTTTTCATTATTCCTCACCCTTTATCCTGCGTGTAGTCAGGTACCAGTTCAGTATGGAGAAGACGAGTATAATTGCGACGAGACCCCACGATATCGTAGCCCCATAACCATAATTATTTTGCATAAACGCCGTATGATATAAATAATAAACAATTGTTAAAGATCCGCCTTCAGCAGTAGCATTACTTGGAACTAAAATTTGGGCTTCGGCAAACACTTGCAGGCCCCCAATCGTAGACATCATGACAGTGAACAATATGATCGGCTTTAGTAGCGGAATTGTAATTTTTGTGAAAATCTGCACCTTATTTGCGCCGTCAATAATCGCAGCTTCGTAATAATCATTAGGTATTTTTGCTAGTCCTGAGTAATAAATAATCATGTTATATCCTAAATACTGCCAAAACCCAACCGCTGCGATGACAATTCTTACCCAAAAAGGACTTGTAAGAAAACTGATAGGCTCTAGACCGACCATCTGGAGTAAAGCATTAATTAAACCATTTTGGTTCGAAAAAATGAGGCCAAATAAAATGGTTACTGCGACCACAGATGTGACATAAGGTAAAAATAATGTCGTCTTATAAAACTCTTTGTTTTTAATGACGCTTAAATTAATGATATAGGCAACGATTAGTGAAATAAGGAGCATTGGCACTGTCTGAACAACCCAAATAATGAGTGTATTTTTTAAAGATAGCCAAAATACGTCGTCGCCGATTAAGCGCAAAAAATTCTCCAACCCTACAAACTCAATTTCACCAATACCATCCCATTGACTAAATGCTAAAATGCCCGCAAAAATCAACGGAAATAAGCTAAAGCCGATAAAAAGAAGATAAAATGGAGAAATAAAAATATACGGAGTTGCTCGATCTATTAATTTATTCCAATACATTCGCTTTTTTAGATGTTGCTCGTTTTTAGAAGTCGCTTCCATATTTTAATCCCTCATTTTTAACGTTTGCTCCACCTTTGCAAAATACCCATTCTTCCCTCGAACCTATGTATCTTTAGGAAGACCAGGCGTAAACGCCCGATCTTCCTTACTAAACTAAAGCTCTTTCGCTCTTTCTAAAGCATCCGTCCAAGCTTCTTCTGGGTCTTTATTTTGGTTTTCTACGAGGTCAATTTGATCTGAGAATAAGTTAAAGGCTGCGGTATCCCGTGTATCACGATAGACATATTGAATATTTTGGGCAGCATCAATAAAGTATTCATAGATCTGTTGTCCTCCGAAAAATTCATCTCCAACTGTCATTTCTTCCATCTCATATGTGTCTTTCATCGCAGGAAAAAGACTGTTTTCTTTAAAGTTAGCGGTTTGACTGTCTAAGTTTGTTAAAAACTTTACAACTTCAACCGCTTCCTCAGGGTGAGCTGTGTTTCCTAATACGGCAAGGTAAGAGCCCCCCTGGTTGGAATAACCTCCAGGCGCTTTCGTCACACGCCACTTTCCAGCTGACTTTTCTCCATCCTTTACATCCATGACCCCCCATGAAGCACCAATGTAAGCGCCATATAATCCTTCATTGATTGCATTCACGTTATCAATGGAATTCGATTTTGTTCCCAACGTATAGCCGTGATCGACAGCTTTTACGACGTATTCCCAAGCTTCTTTTAATTGTCCATCAGCTAAAATTAACTCACCTTCAGTGTTGTACATTCCAGAGTCTAATTTGCGATATTCTTCACCTAATAAGGCAACTGCTGACAAAAACATTGGTTTATCGATTTGTTCATGTAATTGCTTCGCAGCTTCCATATAATCGTCAGATGTTGCAATCTCCTCAGCTACTTTTTCAGGGTCCGTCGGAAGTCCAGCTTCTTCGAACAAATCTGCCCGGTAAAATAAAGCCGTTGGTCCAATATCTAAAGGCATGGCAATCATCGCTTCTTTATCTGCAGTCTTAGCAGATTCCCATTTCCAATCGACATAATCACCGGCTAGGTCGTCCACACTATAATCCAATAGGTTCACAAATTTTTCCGAATAGGGCAAGAAATCTTGGATGTTTGTATTAATTGTTGCAATATCTGGTGCTGTATCAGAATTGAGGCTTGTCTTTAATTTCACATCATAGTTTGCGTCTGCAGGTAATTCGGTAAAGGACAATGTATAATCAGGGAATTCCTCTTTTGCTGCATCAATTGCCCCTTGACTAATCGCCTGTGTATAATACTGAACTTTAATTTCTACTTTTCCTTCTTCTTCGCTAGATGTTTCCGCGCCACATGCCGCCATCAATAAAGCTAAAACGATAGTCATCACAAGCATTCCAACAGCTTTGATTCTTTTCATAAAAAAACGCCCCCCTTAAAAATATTTGCTAAGAGATTTACTTAACGATCTTTCTATTTCAATTATCAATTCCTATGGAGGCGTTTTCAATTCCACGTATAACTTATTTTGTCTACACCGAGCGTTTAAATAGTTAAACAAATGTTGGCTGAGCTGGAGTGACTGGAGCATACGAGCTAAATGACGATCTTCGCCGCAGTTTTTTTCCAAATGAGGATTATTCTGCTCACAAAAAAACAAGTGTAGACAACCTGAAAAAGGTTGTGTCTACACTTCAATTCTTTACGATTAAAATTGGTTTATTTTTAATTAGATAGGCGCTTGTTCGGTCTCTATGACCTTTGTTTTCATCGGCTGATCAGCAAAAAGCTCAATGACCCGTGCCCCACGCTTTAGTTCACCGTAAGTATTGTAACCACTGACCCTACCATAGCCTAATTGGATGCCGTGATAGTCTGCTACAAAGTCATTATCGTGATCATGCCCACAAAAAACACCTGCAACATTTCCGTCTATTAACAAAGAGGTAAATAAGCCTGTGTTTAAACGAGGGGGGCAAATATCCTCAAGCTTCGTCCCTTGAGCTCGCCCGTTCAGAAAACCATCTCTATATTCCGGAAGCGGGATATGCAAAAAGAGCAGATTCTGTTTAAAGTCCTTCGCCATATCTGAATACATTTTAGAAATTTCATTAAACCAGGCGACTTGGTCTGGATGGACATAATCATATGTCCCAATTTTCAAAGGATCGTAATCGCCGCTATCGATAAGATATAGAACGTTGGCAAGCGAACCATCTCTCTGTGTAACTTCAATGCAAAATGAGGCTCGATCATCAACGAGATGAACATGTTTCTTGTCTGCTAATTGATGAATCCTTTTTTCCATCTCGCGTAAACCCTTACGAGTTATGTTTTCTTCAGAATCATGATTTCCATATGTGATCGCAACCGGCGTTTCAAGTTGATTGATCACTTCAATCAGACCTCCATAGCTCTCTTGCGGCTTTTGAACACCTTCACTCCAAATTAAATCGCCCGTGATGACAATTAAATCTGGCTTTGATAAACTCACCATCTCTTTTATATGCTTAATAGTGTATTGATCACGCTCTTGATAAGGGAA
The window above is part of the Litoribacterium kuwaitense genome. Proteins encoded here:
- a CDS encoding carbohydrate ABC transporter permease, translating into MEATSKNEQHLKKRMYWNKLIDRATPYIFISPFYLLFIGFSLFPLIFAGILAFSQWDGIGEIEFVGLENFLRLIGDDVFWLSLKNTLIIWVVQTVPMLLISLIVAYIINLSVIKNKEFYKTTLFLPYVTSVVAVTILFGLIFSNQNGLINALLQMVGLEPISFLTSPFWVRIVIAAVGFWQYLGYNMIIYYSGLAKIPNDYYEAAIIDGANKVQIFTKITIPLLKPIILFTVMMSTIGGLQVFAEAQILVPSNATAEGGSLTIVYYLYHTAFMQNNYGYGATISWGLVAIILVFSILNWYLTTRRIKGEE
- a CDS encoding carbohydrate ABC transporter permease produces the protein MKNNRLSAILIKGTLWLGVFFSIFPFYWMIVMASRTNSDIYSIPPVLTFGKELVKNIETVLTSTQFFQATLNTLFIAVVSTTLILFFDSLAGYTFAKLKFKGRQFLFVFLLSTMMIPGQLNIIPQYIMMDAIGWVGSYKALIIPGMVNAFGIFWIKQYCEGAIPNSLLEAAKIDGTTVFGTYWRIALPIMKPALAFLAIYSFMGAWNDYMWPLIILNDPEKFTLMLALTQLQGLYFTNYPLVITGTLLATIPILLIFVFFSRQMMSGITEGAVKE
- a CDS encoding BglG family transcription antiterminator, which gives rise to MSKVEKHLGRLLDDYIFVLMLTIIKNIISENKTWDFNRFISFRADHYSENEVLLLNLLGTFDVSVELTKQNVLTFVREVALRVGKAFHIDFPKNISFLTHLTSHVESMIKRLQQSVKLTNPIFKEFIAEHKELFLSVKAACKAHEKLLQVKLSDQEISFIAIYFASELRKKEEALSKKAKILVVCAEGLAVSIMIKSQLEEIFESREIHTLPVREFNTSHLKEYDFIVTTVDIPDIRSHKILRINNYLQKKDIEALQKHLSLKFTNHERTLEKFNPIMQLIRENTLGIKNLSKLELELISVLSRDDHNMPKQSLPEVKFNESHISIVGHIERWEDAIKEGTASLIKQQFITKNYEKKIISNLRKFGPYMVVAPGVMIAHAGSEDGVIEDSIWVTILPNGIMLKDRYEEPIKLILTLAFKSANTHRLVENIAKLALNQEKVEEIIQLKSNEDIYTCIFSSVYS
- a CDS encoding ABC transporter substrate-binding protein, with the translated sequence MKRIKAVGMLVMTIVLALLMAACGAETSSEEEGKVEIKVQYYTQAISQGAIDAAKEEFPDYTLSFTELPADANYDVKLKTSLNSDTAPDIATINTNIQDFLPYSEKFVNLLDYSVDDLAGDYVDWKWESAKTADKEAMIAMPLDIGPTALFYRADLFEEAGLPTDPEKVAEEIATSDDYMEAAKQLHEQIDKPMFLSAVALLGEEYRKLDSGMYNTEGELILADGQLKEAWEYVVKAVDHGYTLGTKSNSIDNVNAINEGLYGAYIGASWGVMDVKDGEKSAGKWRVTKAPGGYSNQGGSYLAVLGNTAHPEEAVEVVKFLTNLDSQTANFKENSLFPAMKDTYEMEEMTVGDEFFGGQQIYEYFIDAAQNIQYVYRDTRDTAAFNLFSDQIDLVENQNKDPEEAWTDALERAKEL
- a CDS encoding helix-turn-helix domain-containing protein; this translates as MKLKQRELQIIDYLLEENRFVNYKVMSQQLNLTERQIRYDLRNIESAFQHAGIHAIKKQAKKGVMIVAKNQVKQRMAHFKKYSTPAKYKYSRKEINHFILLKLLISNQIIPVSEFETELNISRTTVLSHLVDLDGVLFLEDLSLIHHKRRGYIISGENLNKYHLFTRVLLELINIRELYTFIMDSEKVFSKEAELIFFTFSILMTCNNH